A window of Chloracidobacterium sp. N contains these coding sequences:
- a CDS encoding M20 family metallopeptidase: MRVYLPRLGLILLGMVALGVLPARPSPTCCFWSGCFFRPVTASSAMPSSPPVSAAVLARDARYAADIRDLTPKLIEIRHDLHQHPELSNREERTARIVAERLRALGLEVQTGIAHHGVIGVLRGGKPGRVIAIRADMDALPIEEIRDTPYKSRHAGVMHACGHDVHTTVALGVAEVLARYRAELPGTVKFIFQPAEEGPPRGERGGAKMMLEEGAFDAPTPDAIFGLHCMPTIEVGSIGYCETSAMASADRFLITIRGKKVHGAYPHEGIDAIVTAAAVIEQLQTIRSRRIDTQSPLVLSIGSIHGGNRFNILADEVRMEGTVRTLDPDVHARIEPLMRQILKGVTESHGASYELDYERIVPVTVNHAPLVAQMLPTIRRIVGEGHLVPTRPQMGAEDFSYFANRVPAFFYFLGVGNKAKGITAMLHTPDFDVDEQCLPVGVAVMAAMATDWLESAAAAPSPAVPAK, encoded by the coding sequence ATGCGGGTTTACCTTCCAAGACTGGGCCTCATTCTGCTGGGGATGGTGGCGCTGGGTGTTCTCCCGGCGCGGCCGTCCCCGACCTGCTGCTTCTGGAGCGGTTGTTTCTTTCGTCCGGTCACTGCATCTTCTGCCATGCCTTCCTCTCCTCCCGTATCGGCCGCCGTTCTGGCGCGGGATGCGCGCTACGCGGCTGACATCCGCGATCTGACCCCCAAGCTCATCGAAATCCGGCACGACCTGCACCAGCATCCCGAACTCTCGAACCGGGAAGAACGCACCGCCCGCATCGTCGCCGAGCGGTTGCGGGCGTTGGGGCTGGAAGTCCAGACCGGGATTGCCCACCACGGCGTCATTGGTGTACTGCGCGGCGGCAAGCCGGGCAGGGTCATTGCCATCCGCGCGGACATGGACGCCCTGCCCATCGAGGAAATCCGCGACACTCCCTACAAATCGCGGCACGCAGGCGTCATGCACGCCTGCGGCCACGATGTTCACACAACGGTGGCGCTGGGCGTGGCCGAAGTGCTTGCCAGGTACCGCGCCGAACTGCCTGGCACGGTGAAATTCATTTTCCAGCCGGCAGAAGAAGGCCCGCCCCGGGGTGAACGCGGCGGAGCCAAAATGATGCTCGAAGAAGGCGCCTTTGACGCTCCCACGCCGGATGCCATTTTCGGCCTCCACTGCATGCCCACCATTGAAGTCGGCTCCATCGGGTACTGTGAAACCTCCGCCATGGCCAGCGCCGACCGGTTTCTCATCACCATCCGCGGTAAAAAAGTTCACGGCGCTTATCCCCACGAAGGCATTGACGCCATCGTGACGGCAGCAGCGGTCATCGAGCAGTTGCAAACCATTCGGAGCCGGCGGATTGATACCCAGTCGCCCCTAGTGCTCTCCATCGGGAGCATTCACGGCGGCAACCGCTTCAACATTCTGGCCGATGAAGTCCGCATGGAAGGCACCGTGCGTACGCTTGACCCGGACGTACACGCCCGCATCGAGCCGCTGATGCGGCAGATTCTCAAGGGCGTCACGGAAAGCCACGGCGCAAGTTATGAACTCGACTACGAACGCATCGTCCCCGTGACCGTCAACCACGCTCCGCTCGTCGCCCAGATGCTTCCCACCATCCGGCGCATCGTGGGTGAAGGACATCTCGTGCCGACCCGTCCCCAGATGGGAGCAGAGGATTTTTCCTACTTTGCCAACCGCGTGCCGGCCTTTTTCTACTTCCTCGGCGTTGGAAACAAAGCCAAAGGTATCACGGCGATGCTCCACACGCCTGATTTCGATGTGGATGAACAGTGCCTTCCGGTTGGCGTCGCTGTGATGGCAGCCATGGCGACAGACTGGCTTGAAAGCGCAGCCGCAGCCCCATCGCCGGCAGTTCCTGCGAAATAA
- a CDS encoding alpha/beta fold hydrolase, producing the protein MSALLVDDFPAEATTGTPSADATEETATVVVTETFWHWRHGRIRVWETDPHPSGQAIVLLHGYGAMVEHWRKNIPALAADATVYALDLLGFGKSDMPDVHYSAWLWGEQVRDFLDARRLEKVTIFGHSMGGLVAAQFAHDYPERTAGLVLVDPSGYPPRTPSDALFRILRFAAENPLLRDVSYWLFATPDIARQGLTSAYFNPEAITPDLVEAFVAPLRQPGAKYSYLAVARRPDDFFVKAPNGIHAPTLLVWGGRDRLLPPRLLKPFRELIPHAESVVIPDTGHCPQDETPVAFNLAVQRFLRMNVFELG; encoded by the coding sequence ATGTCTGCCCTGCTTGTGGATGACTTCCCGGCGGAAGCAACGACCGGTACGCCATCAGCGGACGCCACAGAAGAAACCGCCACTGTGGTCGTCACCGAAACGTTCTGGCACTGGCGGCACGGCCGCATCCGGGTCTGGGAAACCGATCCCCACCCTTCCGGCCAGGCCATTGTTCTGCTCCATGGCTACGGCGCCATGGTCGAGCACTGGCGCAAGAACATTCCGGCGCTGGCCGCGGATGCCACCGTGTATGCCCTTGACCTCCTCGGCTTTGGCAAAAGCGACATGCCTGACGTGCACTACAGCGCCTGGCTGTGGGGAGAGCAGGTACGCGATTTTCTCGATGCCCGCCGGCTGGAGAAGGTGACAATCTTTGGTCACTCGATGGGCGGCCTGGTCGCTGCACAGTTCGCCCATGACTATCCTGAGCGGACAGCCGGACTCGTTCTCGTCGATCCAAGTGGCTACCCGCCACGGACGCCCTCTGATGCGCTTTTTCGTATCCTGCGCTTCGCTGCCGAAAACCCGCTGCTCCGCGATGTCTCCTACTGGCTGTTTGCCACACCGGACATCGCCCGGCAGGGCTTGACCTCGGCCTACTTCAACCCGGAAGCCATCACCCCCGACCTGGTTGAAGCCTTCGTGGCCCCCCTCCGGCAACCCGGCGCGAAGTATTCCTACCTGGCGGTAGCCCGTCGCCCGGATGATTTCTTTGTCAAAGCGCCCAACGGTATCCATGCCCCAACCCTTCTGGTCTGGGGCGGACGCGACCGGCTGCTCCCGCCACGCTTGCTCAAACCCTTCCGCGAGCTGATTCCCCATGCGGAATCCGTCGTCATCCCGGATACCGGACACTGCCCCCAGGATGAAACGCCGGTGGCCTTCAACCTGGCCGTACAGCGGTTTCTGCGGATGAATGTTTTTGAACTTGGTTGA
- a CDS encoding DNA double-strand break repair nuclease NurA: protein MKPDQTQDRHLTEKDVQEEIQRQPSLMTRLVENSLTVATSLRDNYFKNTAKFIAHLRQAMDEANKGVRPNSPLKVFSVGEVDWSQYQNEVVTFIDGGIGRVQFSSQVPILLRVGSYCVRTGERCLAKREQFGYYPVILGDLEGGSKERKDFPDIVRITAELLGGLSALERTPDLSVLMFHGPLVYLMGGYAGHTPFTEKDIDLFLHHYARDTATASRLKDEFLQEAFVNIYPQMTGNHKEWKRRRLFEPLAWMAFLYRRLIQEARKRKPVPIIAGVVERGDLREFSECILLDRVFLGLREKGNDDYFNKMYGRSDLDSSKSLLDKLGYTDTLLLAMLLRPGEYSEPWNISKYDGLRKGEISLPGEPGTSMVNFAPLKPGPIGFPKVLGCYVHVSETTEPIRVEIFEELGRDQIAEAARRVYLYSRLLPGYGFPVGLDIADKFVRVPNWLTDAYSKLIRHHLGVSLQQGEISDAEMRRILIQAIYMTHRDWLFRPSS, encoded by the coding sequence ATGAAACCAGACCAGACTCAAGATCGTCACCTGACTGAAAAAGATGTTCAGGAAGAGATTCAGCGCCAGCCAAGCCTGATGACGAGGCTGGTTGAAAATTCTCTGACAGTAGCGACGAGTCTGCGAGACAATTACTTCAAGAACACAGCCAAGTTTATTGCCCATCTGCGTCAGGCTATGGATGAGGCAAACAAGGGAGTGCGGCCAAACTCTCCGCTCAAGGTATTTTCAGTTGGAGAAGTTGACTGGTCTCAGTACCAAAATGAGGTGGTCACGTTCATTGATGGCGGGATAGGTCGCGTGCAGTTCTCCAGCCAGGTACCTATCCTGCTCCGGGTGGGGTCGTATTGTGTGCGCACTGGCGAGAGATGTCTGGCGAAGCGGGAGCAGTTCGGCTACTACCCTGTGATTCTGGGCGATCTGGAAGGCGGCAGCAAAGAGCGAAAGGACTTTCCTGATATTGTTAGGATCACGGCTGAGCTGCTTGGCGGACTGTCGGCACTGGAGCGTACCCCTGACCTCTCGGTGCTGATGTTCCACGGCCCACTGGTTTATCTCATGGGGGGATACGCAGGTCACACACCTTTCACAGAAAAAGACATCGATCTGTTCCTGCACCATTACGCACGCGATACCGCAACCGCCAGCCGGCTCAAAGATGAGTTCCTCCAAGAGGCATTTGTCAACATCTATCCACAGATGACAGGGAACCACAAAGAATGGAAAAGGCGTCGCCTGTTCGAGCCTCTGGCCTGGATGGCTTTTCTGTATCGGCGGTTGATACAGGAGGCGCGCAAGAGAAAGCCTGTTCCAATCATTGCGGGTGTTGTCGAGCGCGGTGACCTCCGTGAGTTCAGCGAGTGCATCCTGCTGGATCGAGTCTTTCTTGGCCTGCGTGAGAAGGGGAACGATGATTACTTCAACAAGATGTACGGACGATCTGATCTCGATTCGTCCAAGTCGCTTCTGGACAAGCTTGGCTATACCGATACCCTTCTCCTGGCGATGTTGCTCAGGCCTGGTGAGTACTCTGAACCCTGGAACATCAGCAAATACGATGGGCTTCGGAAGGGTGAAATCTCCCTTCCAGGCGAACCCGGTACCAGCATGGTGAATTTTGCGCCACTCAAACCGGGCCCCATTGGGTTCCCAAAGGTTCTCGGTTGCTATGTCCACGTTTCGGAAACAACTGAGCCGATCCGTGTCGAAATCTTCGAGGAGCTTGGCCGTGATCAAATTGCTGAGGCTGCGCGTCGCGTGTACCTGTATTCGCGATTGTTGCCGGGCTACGGCTTTCCCGTCGGTCTGGATATTGCCGACAAGTTTGTACGTGTGCCGAACTGGCTGACCGACGCATATAGCAAGTTGATCCGGCATCACTTGGGGGTAAGCCTGCAACAAGGCGAAATCAGCGATGCGGAAATGCGGCGTATCCTGATTCAGGCAATCTACATGACCCATCGGGACTGGCTCTTCCGTCCCTCCAGCTAA
- a CDS encoding ATP-binding protein, translating into MTAPTGSQPGNDRYVGTLVGESTSREFRLAVAHETIREQDIIAVDAQLRRPGASEMPERIRIWAKVQRIERVNPLFPSEAGHELAATRTDPFDTVLSLSREMVTAVCQILGAEPLDGNREGKLDHLRYPPQPASTAYRPDAKDIARVVLGELQQKQQRALDIATLSNRPEVDVKVDGHAIVTRHLAILAMTGAGKSWTARRIIEELAKKNYPIVIFDPHGDYTGLADVPELRERVTRYYARFPIFEEDGETIAEIVSTLGYLLTDTMRARFDDVFRAAKSFIVDDEKEMQERTQWLAETLKNHELLTNGIKPDLWLLAMLAEAGETVLRSEDTTGKQKLTDWGWPKFMGGYSKTDSRTLEGIKKRSRRAAKVLHRMELTNQKIARSAQPIPTDRKQLVNYGKISVVALAGYTSDFQATIYSIIADDLFEARVSGELKLPVLLLLEEAHNFAPARAMTPAELRAISITKQIAQEGRKFGVGLILISQRPSRLDETTLSQCNSYIIMRMVNPADQKFVRNVVETLAEDEAKLLPDLDVGEAILSGQLINFPVLVRIKKPESQGEREEKDAFEALKQAHEAAQEAQNALGRP; encoded by the coding sequence ATGACTGCTCCCACAGGTTCACAACCGGGAAATGATCGCTATGTGGGAACTCTGGTAGGCGAGAGCACCAGCCGTGAATTTCGCCTGGCAGTGGCCCATGAGACCATTCGGGAACAGGACATTATTGCCGTGGATGCGCAGTTGCGCCGGCCGGGAGCAAGTGAGATGCCCGAAAGGATTCGCATTTGGGCCAAAGTACAGCGTATCGAGCGGGTGAACCCTCTTTTTCCATCCGAAGCCGGCCACGAATTGGCTGCTACTCGCACTGATCCCTTTGATACGGTGCTTTCCCTCAGCCGGGAGATGGTGACGGCGGTTTGTCAAATCTTGGGCGCTGAACCGCTGGATGGCAACAGAGAGGGGAAGCTCGATCACCTGCGCTACCCACCTCAACCGGCTTCCACGGCCTACCGGCCGGATGCGAAGGACATTGCCCGTGTCGTTTTGGGTGAACTCCAACAGAAACAACAGCGCGCCTTGGACATCGCCACGCTCTCCAACCGCCCTGAAGTGGATGTCAAGGTAGATGGCCACGCCATTGTTACCCGCCATCTGGCTATCCTGGCGATGACAGGTGCCGGCAAGAGCTGGACAGCCCGGCGGATCATTGAGGAGTTAGCGAAGAAGAACTATCCCATTGTGATCTTCGATCCGCATGGGGACTATACAGGACTTGCTGATGTGCCAGAGCTGCGAGAACGTGTCACGCGCTACTATGCTCGTTTCCCGATATTTGAGGAAGATGGCGAAACCATAGCGGAGATCGTCAGTACATTGGGATATTTATTGACTGATACGATGCGTGCCCGCTTCGACGATGTCTTTCGTGCTGCAAAGAGTTTCATTGTGGATGATGAGAAAGAAATGCAGGAACGGACGCAGTGGTTGGCTGAAACACTCAAGAACCATGAGTTGCTTACCAATGGGATCAAACCAGATTTATGGCTTCTTGCGATGTTAGCTGAGGCTGGCGAGACGGTTCTGCGCAGCGAGGACACAACTGGCAAGCAGAAACTGACGGACTGGGGTTGGCCCAAGTTTATGGGAGGGTACTCCAAAACTGACAGCCGGACACTGGAAGGCATCAAGAAGCGCTCACGCCGGGCGGCGAAAGTACTCCACCGCATGGAGCTTACCAACCAGAAGATCGCTCGCAGCGCCCAACCGATCCCGACGGATCGAAAGCAACTGGTAAACTACGGGAAAATCAGTGTGGTTGCATTGGCAGGTTATACCAGCGATTTCCAGGCAACCATCTACAGCATCATCGCTGATGACCTCTTCGAAGCCCGTGTCAGTGGCGAACTGAAACTGCCGGTGCTTCTTCTGCTGGAAGAAGCACATAATTTCGCTCCTGCACGGGCCATGACACCCGCTGAACTGCGTGCGATTAGCATCACCAAACAGATTGCCCAGGAAGGCCGCAAGTTCGGCGTCGGATTGATTCTCATCAGCCAGCGTCCCTCGCGCCTCGATGAGACAACCCTATCCCAGTGCAATTCCTACATCATCATGCGCATGGTCAATCCAGCCGACCAGAAGTTTGTGCGGAACGTTGTGGAAACACTGGCCGAAGATGAAGCAAAGCTGCTTCCCGATCTGGATGTTGGGGAAGCGATTCTGTCTGGCCAGTTGATAAATTTCCCCGTCCTGGTGCGGATCAAAAAGCCGGAATCGCAGGGTGAGCGTGAAGAAAAGGATGCGTTTGAGGCACTCAAGCAAGCCCACGAGGCAGCCCAAGAAGCGCAAAACGCTTTGGGAAGACCGTAG